From Phenylobacterium immobile (ATCC 35973), a single genomic window includes:
- a CDS encoding arylamine N-acetyltransferase family protein: MPDLREYLDRIAYDGPVSPSLDVLHALHRAHILAVPYENLDVQLGRPLTASREAAWEKIVGRRRGGWCYEMNGVFGLALELAGYDVTRVAGGVGRGGAPGMAGNHLVNLVRLPEGFWIADVGLADGPQDPFRLEAHAFSAAGFDFRLEDLGDGAWRLHNHDLGAAPYFDFRPVLADEALLESVCQAIQTHPESPKKLNALVMRHTPSGLLQLRGRVLREVTPEGRVAETLIATAAEWADVVRTRFDLDLPEAASLWPQISARHDTLFAAT; the protein is encoded by the coding sequence ATGCCCGACCTTCGCGAGTACCTCGACCGGATCGCCTACGACGGGCCTGTTTCGCCGAGCCTCGATGTCCTGCACGCCCTGCACCGGGCGCACATCCTGGCCGTTCCGTACGAGAACCTCGACGTCCAGCTGGGACGGCCGCTGACGGCCAGTCGCGAGGCCGCCTGGGAGAAGATCGTCGGCCGGCGCCGAGGGGGTTGGTGCTACGAGATGAACGGCGTCTTCGGGCTGGCGCTCGAGCTGGCCGGCTACGACGTCACACGGGTCGCCGGCGGCGTCGGCCGAGGCGGCGCGCCCGGCATGGCCGGCAACCATCTCGTCAATCTCGTCCGCCTGCCTGAGGGGTTCTGGATCGCCGACGTCGGCCTGGCGGACGGACCGCAAGACCCCTTCCGACTGGAGGCTCACGCCTTCTCGGCGGCCGGTTTCGATTTCCGCCTCGAAGATCTTGGCGATGGCGCCTGGCGCCTGCACAACCACGACCTCGGCGCCGCGCCCTATTTCGACTTCCGCCCTGTCCTCGCGGACGAGGCGCTGCTGGAGAGCGTTTGCCAGGCGATCCAGACCCATCCGGAAAGCCCCAAAAAGCTCAACGCCCTGGTGATGCGGCACACGCCTTCCGGCCTGCTTCAGCTGCGCGGTCGCGTGCTGCGCGAGGTGACGCCGGAGGGCCGCGTGGCGGAAACCCTCATCGCAACCGCCGCGGAATGGGCCGACGTCGTGCGCACGCGCTTCGATCTGGACCTGCCGGAAGCTGCGTCGCTCTGGCCGCAGATCAGCGCGCGGCACGACACCCTGTTCGCCGCGACCTAA